The Chloroflexota bacterium DNA segment TCAATTCGTCGGTCAACTCAAGATTTGTGTAGACCTTCTGGACGTCGTCGAGGTCTTCCACCTGCTCGATAAGCCGCATAGACTGGGTAGCCTTGTCGGTTTCCGGTTCCGACATGGTCTTAGGAACGCGAGTTAACTCAGCACTATCCACCGTGTAACCACCCTCTTCCATGCCTCGGCGCACGGCTTCAAGTTGCTCGATGAGGGTAATCACAACCAGCGTGCCTTCTTCTTCCTGCACGTCTTCCGCGCCCAGTTCAATAGACTCCAGCATAGCCTCGTCCGGGTCGCTGCCGTTGAGTTCGATGATGATCTGTCCTCGGGTGTCGAACATCCACGCCACACTACCGGATTCGCCCAGATTGCCACCCCCACGTGCCAGCACGTTGCGGAGCTCTGCAACTGTGCGGTTTCGATTGTCCGTCAGCGCCTCGATGAAGAAAGCCGCGCCTCCCGGCCCATAACCCTCATAGTTGATATCCTCCAGCCGAGCGGCGTCTTCGAGCTCGCCGCTGCCACGCTTGACGGCGCGCTCGATGGTATCAGCGGGCATATTGGCGTCTTTCGCCCGCTGAATAGCCAGGCGCAAGCGAAAGTTCGTCTCCGGATCGCCGCCGCCATCTCGGGCGGCCACCGTGATTTCGCGACCCAATTTCGTATAGAGCTGCCCTCGTTTTGCGTCGTTGGCTGCCTTTTGGCGCTTGATTTGCGCCCATTTTGAATGTCCTGCCATGCTCACTCTCCTAGGCAACACGCAGACTAGCGCGGACGGTCTTTCAGGGGGTCAAAAGCGTTGCGAGGACGTCTCTAGTGCCTGTAGTGAATAACGGATTTGCTACAGCCATTATAGCACTTCTCTCCGTCTTGGCCCGGGGTAAAAGTATAGGTAGCGGTGAAACAACTGAAAGCAAATACAGACTACGTGCAAAGGCTGAGCAGAGGTAGCGAAATGCCTGCTGCAGTCGCCGCATTGAGCCTGCTGCGCTCGATGCAATCAGATGTGCGGATTAGTGATGAGGTGTGGTGGGATGTGCGGGCGCGGAGGGCAACCGACGGTTGGCTGAAGCAATTCAGACGCCAAAAGCACCTGGCGAGGATTCTGAGAGCACTACCTTGTATCTCGCGGCAATTCCCAAACCGCACACTCCATCGTGAGCGACCGCCGGCACGTTGAAGTGACCCTAGCGAAAACTGACCAGGCTGCGCTTTAGCGTGTCAAAGTACTGCATCGCCACCCCGGTGCCCAGCGCGAC contains these protein-coding regions:
- a CDS encoding YebC/PmpR family DNA-binding transcriptional regulator; protein product: MAGHSKWAQIKRQKAANDAKRGQLYTKLGREITVAARDGGGDPETNFRLRLAIQRAKDANMPADTIERAVKRGSGELEDAARLEDINYEGYGPGGAAFFIEALTDNRNRTVAELRNVLARGGGNLGESGSVAWMFDTRGQIIIELNGSDPDEAMLESIELGAEDVQEEEGTLVVITLIEQLEAVRRGMEEGGYTVDSAELTRVPKTMSEPETDKATQSMRLIEQVEDLDDVQKVYTNLELTDELMVAFSTNSALSG